The following are from one region of the Variovorax sp. V213 genome:
- the pilQ gene encoding type IV pilus secretin PilQ → MNHKKSTMAQRLRAAGLGLLAFGAFAIAHAQNAIEAVTSSTQSGAEVIRIDLAQPLTAVPTGFAVQTPARIALDFPGVTNAIGRSAIEVNQGNLRSVNVVQAGERSRVVLNLKQATAYKAEIQGKSLLVILEPVAGTALASSTPTVFAENRNRDTLPLRDVDFRLGTDNTGRVIVDLPNNQVGVDVRQQGKNLVVEFTKSTLPEGLRRRLDVADFNTPVQLITSQQSGDRVRMTIEAKGDWEHSAYQSENQFVVEVRARKVDPSKLTQGVGYNGEKLSLNFQNIEIRSLLQVIADFTNFNIVTSDSVTGSLTLRLKDVPWDQALDIIMQAKNLGMRKNGSVLWIAPKDEINAKEKLDFEAKAAIENLEPVRTQSFQLNYTKAIAIAQGLTGTGASSGGGGGSGTTTRILSPRGSVIAESRTNQLFVSDIPSRLAQVAELIQKLDIPVRQVLIEARIVEASDTFGKSLGVRLGGGIAGERFASSSGNRAFANLGMMPTVTSGTNGNTATTTWTNSNFINLPSGDAGGTGNSPGTFAISLFNSSFSRMLNLEISALEADGKGKLVSSPRVITADQTKALIEQGEEIPYQQATSSGATSISFRKAVLKLEVTPQITPEGNIILTLDVSKDARGVNTSAGPAINTKHVQTEVLVENGGTVVIGGIFELTETNDESRVPVLGEVPYLGALFRKRERVANKTEMLVFITPKMITDRNAAR, encoded by the coding sequence ATGAATCACAAAAAATCAACGATGGCACAGCGGCTGCGAGCCGCCGGGCTGGGTCTCTTGGCATTTGGCGCGTTCGCGATTGCCCATGCGCAAAACGCCATCGAAGCGGTGACCAGTTCGACGCAATCCGGCGCCGAGGTGATCCGCATCGACCTCGCACAGCCGCTCACGGCCGTGCCGACCGGTTTTGCCGTTCAGACGCCGGCGCGCATCGCGCTTGATTTCCCCGGCGTGACGAACGCCATCGGCCGCTCCGCCATCGAGGTGAACCAGGGCAACCTGCGTTCCGTCAACGTGGTCCAGGCCGGCGAGCGCAGCCGCGTGGTGCTGAACCTCAAGCAGGCAACCGCTTACAAGGCCGAGATCCAGGGCAAGTCGCTGCTGGTGATTCTCGAGCCCGTGGCCGGCACGGCGCTGGCGTCGTCCACGCCCACCGTGTTTGCGGAAAACCGCAACCGCGACACCCTGCCGCTGCGCGATGTCGACTTCCGCCTGGGCACGGACAACACCGGCCGCGTGATCGTCGATCTGCCGAACAACCAGGTGGGCGTCGATGTGCGCCAGCAGGGCAAGAACCTCGTCGTGGAGTTCACCAAGTCGACCCTGCCGGAAGGGCTTCGCCGCCGCCTCGACGTGGCCGATTTCAATACGCCGGTGCAGCTGATCACCTCGCAGCAGTCGGGCGACCGCGTGCGCATGACGATCGAGGCCAAGGGCGACTGGGAGCACAGCGCCTACCAGAGCGAGAACCAGTTCGTGGTCGAAGTCCGCGCCCGCAAGGTGGACCCGTCCAAGCTGACCCAAGGCGTTGGATACAACGGCGAGAAGCTCTCGCTGAACTTCCAGAACATCGAGATCCGTTCGCTGCTCCAGGTGATCGCCGACTTCACGAACTTCAACATCGTGACCTCCGACTCGGTCACCGGCTCGCTGACGCTGCGGCTGAAGGACGTGCCCTGGGATCAGGCGCTCGACATCATCATGCAGGCGAAGAACCTGGGCATGCGCAAGAACGGCAGCGTGCTGTGGATTGCGCCCAAGGATGAAATCAACGCCAAGGAAAAGCTCGATTTCGAGGCCAAGGCCGCGATCGAGAACCTGGAGCCGGTGCGCACCCAGTCGTTCCAGCTCAACTACACCAAGGCGATTGCGATTGCACAAGGCCTGACCGGAACCGGCGCCTCGTCGGGCGGCGGTGGCGGCTCCGGCACCACCACGCGCATCCTGAGCCCGCGCGGCAGCGTGATTGCGGAGTCGCGCACCAACCAGCTGTTCGTGTCGGATATCCCGTCGCGCCTGGCACAAGTGGCCGAATTGATCCAGAAGCTCGACATTCCGGTTCGCCAGGTGCTGATCGAAGCCCGGATCGTGGAAGCCTCCGACACCTTCGGCAAGTCGCTCGGCGTGCGGCTGGGCGGCGGCATTGCCGGCGAGCGCTTCGCCTCGTCCTCGGGGAACCGGGCCTTTGCCAACCTGGGCATGATGCCCACGGTGACCTCGGGTACCAACGGCAACACCGCCACCACCACCTGGACCAACTCCAACTTCATTAACCTGCCGTCGGGCGATGCCGGTGGTACTGGTAACTCTCCAGGCACGTTCGCGATCTCGCTCTTCAATTCGAGCTTCTCGCGCATGCTGAACCTCGAAATCTCGGCGCTGGAAGCCGACGGCAAGGGCAAGCTGGTGTCCAGCCCGCGCGTCATCACGGCCGACCAGACGAAGGCGCTGATCGAGCAGGGCGAAGAAATTCCCTACCAGCAGGCCACGTCGAGCGGTGCCACGTCGATTTCCTTCCGCAAGGCGGTCCTGAAGCTCGAAGTCACGCCGCAAATCACGCCCGAAGGCAACATCATCCTCACGCTGGACGTGAGCAAGGATGCCCGCGGCGTCAATACTTCGGCAGGTCCGGCCATCAACACCAAGCACGTGCAGACAGAAGTGCTGGTCGAGAACGGCGGCACGGTCGTCATCGGTGGTATCTTCGAACTCACCGAAACCAATGACGAATCGCGCGTGCCGGTGCTGGGTGAAGTGCCCTACCTGGGTGCACTGTTCCGCAAGCGCGAACGCGTTGCCAACAAGACCGAAATGCTCGTCTTTATCACTCCGAAGATGATTACCGACCGCAACGCCGCGCGCTGA
- a CDS encoding pilus assembly protein PilP: MRTTAKLLWLVMAALGLSACADSEQEDLRRWMVEQRAQVKPNVPPITEPKKFTPQAYTEGAAFEPFNLLKLTQALRRDSNQPSTSELIAPELVRRKEALEAFPLDSMAMVGSMNRNGQPVALVRVDKLLYKVRVGEYLGLNYGRITRINETEVALREIVQDAAGEWIERVATLQLQESAKK, translated from the coding sequence ATGAGGACGACCGCCAAACTCCTGTGGCTGGTCATGGCAGCCCTGGGCCTGAGCGCCTGCGCCGATTCGGAGCAGGAAGACCTGCGCCGCTGGATGGTGGAGCAGCGCGCCCAGGTGAAGCCCAACGTGCCGCCCATCACCGAGCCCAAGAAATTCACGCCCCAGGCCTACACCGAAGGGGCGGCGTTCGAGCCGTTCAACCTGCTGAAGCTGACCCAGGCGCTGCGCCGGGATTCGAACCAGCCCAGCACGTCCGAACTGATCGCCCCTGAACTGGTGCGCCGCAAGGAGGCGCTCGAAGCTTTCCCGCTCGACTCGATGGCCATGGTGGGCAGCATGAACCGAAACGGCCAGCCGGTGGCGCTGGTTCGGGTCGACAAGCTGCTCTACAAGGTGCGGGTCGGCGAGTACCTGGGGCTCAACTACGGGCGCATCACCCGTATCAACGAAACCGAAGTCGCCTTGCGTGAAATCGTGCAAGACGCCGCCGGTGAATGGATCGAACGCGTGGCGACATTGCAGCTGCAAGAGAGTGCGAAGAAATGA
- a CDS encoding type 4a pilus biogenesis protein PilO — MASNRPSQKIDVAAALRGFGDQFRNLNANDPASWPPVPRYVLCLAVTALVLVALWFVWLTNSNDELESERGKEVTLRADYQKKVALAANLDLLKKQREQVQQYVTLLEKQLPSKAEMDALLSDINQAGLGRSLQFELFRPGQVSVKDYYAELPIAVRVTGRYHDIGSFAADIASLSRIVTLNNLTIAPQKDKEGTLTMDATARTYRYLDDEERAAQKRAAAPKAKK; from the coding sequence ATGGCAAGCAATCGCCCCTCCCAAAAAATCGACGTCGCCGCGGCACTGCGCGGCTTCGGCGACCAGTTTCGCAACCTGAACGCGAACGACCCGGCCAGTTGGCCGCCGGTGCCACGCTATGTCCTGTGCCTGGCGGTGACTGCGCTGGTGCTGGTCGCACTGTGGTTCGTGTGGCTGACCAATTCGAACGACGAGCTCGAGAGCGAGCGCGGCAAGGAAGTCACGCTCCGGGCCGACTACCAGAAGAAGGTGGCCTTGGCCGCCAATCTCGACCTGTTGAAGAAGCAGCGCGAACAGGTGCAGCAGTACGTGACGCTGCTCGAAAAGCAGCTCCCCAGCAAGGCGGAAATGGATGCCTTGCTGTCCGACATCAACCAGGCGGGCCTCGGGCGCAGCCTGCAGTTCGAACTGTTCCGCCCGGGACAGGTTTCGGTGAAGGACTACTACGCCGAACTGCCGATTGCCGTGCGCGTGACCGGCCGGTACCACGACATCGGCTCCTTTGCAGCCGACATTGCGAGCCTGTCGCGCATCGTGACGCTGAACAACCTCACGATCGCTCCGCAAAAAGACAAGGAAGGCACCCTGACGATGGATGCCACGGCCCGTACCTACCGCTATCTCGATGACGAGGAGCGGGCGGCCCAGAAACGCGCCGCGGCGCCAAAGGCTAAGAAATGA
- a CDS encoding PilN domain-containing protein, with the protein MILINLLPHREAARKRRREAFYGTLGAAAVLGVLVAGLAFLWFEAQISAQQAKNTFLKTEITKLDAEIKEISTLQQEIAALRARQQAVEDLQGDRNLPVHLLNELVRQLPDGVYLTSMKQDNQTVTLQGMAQSNERVSELLRNLGNNSPWLVKPELVEITSATVSLSQRDQRRVANFTMRIGLKRPTDAQKAAADKALAAAAQVKG; encoded by the coding sequence GTGATTCTCATCAATCTGCTTCCGCACCGCGAGGCCGCGCGAAAGCGGCGTCGCGAGGCCTTCTACGGCACGCTCGGCGCAGCCGCGGTCCTGGGTGTCCTGGTCGCCGGCCTGGCCTTTCTCTGGTTCGAGGCGCAAATCTCGGCCCAGCAAGCCAAGAACACTTTCCTGAAGACCGAGATCACCAAGCTCGACGCCGAAATCAAGGAGATCTCGACGCTGCAGCAGGAAATTGCAGCATTGCGCGCACGCCAGCAGGCGGTCGAAGATCTTCAGGGCGACCGCAACCTGCCGGTGCATCTGCTCAACGAGCTGGTCCGCCAGCTGCCCGACGGTGTCTATCTCACCAGCATGAAGCAGGACAACCAGACCGTCACGCTGCAGGGCATGGCGCAGTCGAACGAGCGCGTGTCGGAGCTGCTGCGCAACCTGGGCAACAACAGCCCCTGGCTGGTCAAGCCCGAGCTGGTCGAAATTACTTCTGCGACGGTGAGCCTGAGCCAGCGCGATCAGCGCCGGGTGGCGAACTTCACGATGCGCATCGGCCTGAAGCGGCCGACCGACGCGCAGAAGGCCGCGGCCGACAAGGCGCTGGCCGCAGCGGCGCAAGTCAAGGGGTAG
- a CDS encoding pilus assembly protein PilM: MAAFGSLFRRQNAPMLGLDVSSSSVKLVELGREASGKLVLERCAIEPLERGWITDGNVEKFDEVAEAVRRVVRKSGTRTRNVALALPPSAVITKKIILPGGMSEQELEIQVESEANQYIPFSLDEVSLDFCVTGQSTASAGDVEVLIAASRKEKVQDREGLAEAAGLKAVILDVESYASRLATARLIEQLPGKGVDAVVALFEVGAFTTSMQVLRNQEVLYDRDQAFGGAQLTQLIVRQYGFSAEEAEAKKRSGDLPDDYGSGVLKPFVESIAQEIARALQFFFTSTPHNRVDYVLLAGGSASLPSLTSAVTRQTSFACSLVNPFDGMELSSNIREKKVRREAPSYLTSCGLAMRRFVQ, encoded by the coding sequence TTGGCTGCTTTCGGATCATTGTTTCGCCGTCAGAACGCTCCCATGCTCGGCTTGGACGTCAGCTCGTCCAGCGTCAAGCTGGTCGAGCTCGGCCGAGAAGCCAGCGGCAAGCTGGTTCTGGAGCGCTGCGCGATCGAACCCCTGGAACGGGGCTGGATCACTGACGGCAACGTCGAGAAGTTCGACGAAGTGGCCGAAGCCGTTCGCCGGGTGGTGCGCAAGAGCGGCACCCGCACGCGCAACGTCGCGCTCGCGCTGCCCCCTTCGGCTGTCATTACCAAGAAGATCATTCTTCCTGGTGGCATGAGCGAGCAGGAACTCGAAATCCAGGTCGAGTCCGAAGCCAATCAATACATTCCCTTTTCGCTCGACGAAGTCAGCCTCGACTTTTGCGTGACCGGACAGAGCACGGCCTCCGCCGGCGATGTCGAAGTGCTGATTGCCGCGTCGCGCAAGGAAAAGGTCCAGGATCGCGAAGGCCTGGCCGAAGCGGCCGGCTTGAAGGCGGTGATCCTCGACGTCGAGTCCTATGCCTCCCGCCTCGCGACCGCTCGCCTGATCGAGCAACTGCCGGGCAAGGGCGTCGATGCCGTCGTGGCGCTTTTCGAAGTGGGCGCCTTCACCACCAGCATGCAGGTGCTGCGCAACCAGGAGGTGCTGTACGACCGCGACCAGGCCTTCGGCGGCGCCCAGTTGACCCAGCTGATCGTGCGCCAGTATGGTTTTTCCGCCGAAGAGGCCGAAGCCAAGAAGCGCAGCGGTGATTTGCCCGACGACTACGGTTCGGGCGTTTTGAAGCCTTTCGTGGAAAGCATCGCGCAGGAAATCGCCCGCGCGCTGCAGTTCTTCTTCACCAGCACGCCTCACAACCGCGTGGACTACGTGCTGCTTGCCGGCGGATCGGCTTCGCTGCCCAGCCTGACCAGCGCCGTCACGCGCCAGACCTCGTTCGCCTGTTCGCTCGTGAACCCGTTCGATGGCATGGAACTGAGCTCCAACATCCGCGAGAAGAAGGTCCGGCGCGAGGCGCCTTCCTATCTGACTTCCTGCGGTCTGGCCATGCGGAGGTTCGTGCAGTGA
- a CDS encoding penicillin-binding protein 1A, with amino-acid sequence MQETSRPKGPAKTPPPARPAWLKWLLRFTVWGFGIVAASVLAVLCVIAVALAVAYPNLPDISELSDYRPKLPLRVFSAEGILIGEFGEERRNLTPIAAIPKLVKEAVLAAEDTRFYDHGGVDYKGMVRAGLANMNRVKSQGASTITMQVARNVYLSSEKTLTRKIYEVLLTFKLEHLLTKDQIFEIYLNQIYLGNRAYGFAAASEAYFGKPLQELSIAQAAMLAGLPKAPGANNPVNNPQRARGRQFYVIDRMQDAGFITAEQAAEAKKEELHLRDAADPNRLHAEYVAETVRQLMYAQYGDSTYTRGLKVYTSLVAADQAAAYKALRRGIMDYERRQIYRGPEKFVDLPNDPKELDEAVDDALTDHPDNGDVMAAVVLKANAKEITAVRGNGDPVQITGDGLKPAQSGLSDKAPPNIKIRRGAVIRVVKTPKNTWEITQLPEVEGAFVAMDPRDGAIKALVGGFDFGKNKFNHVTQAWRQPGSSFKPFIYSAALEKGFTPSTVINDGPLFFDAGTTGGQPWEPKNYGGGYDGPMSMRTALMKSKNLVSIRILQSIGTRYAQDWITNFGFDKDKHPAYLPMALGAGSVTPMQMAVGYSVFANGGYRVNPYLVTRITDHKDKVLVDKQPPLLNETIRAIPQRNAFIMDTLLQSVTRAGTAAKAQAMLKRTDLYGKTGTTNDSLDAWFAGFQPTMTAISWIGYDTPRNLGDRETGGGLSLPIWINYMETAIKGVPVTELSATPPPGIVSVGGEWYYDDYAPGRGVASLGVDSAATPPAESLSGVPVSPPPPPEERNRILDLFRN; translated from the coding sequence ATGCAAGAAACTTCACGCCCCAAAGGGCCAGCCAAGACCCCTCCACCCGCACGACCAGCCTGGCTGAAATGGCTGCTGCGTTTCACAGTGTGGGGATTCGGCATCGTCGCAGCCAGCGTTTTGGCGGTCCTGTGCGTCATCGCGGTTGCCCTCGCCGTTGCCTACCCCAATCTTCCTGACATCTCGGAACTGTCGGACTATCGTCCGAAGCTGCCGCTGCGGGTGTTCTCCGCCGAGGGCATCCTGATTGGAGAATTCGGCGAAGAGCGCCGCAATCTAACCCCGATCGCGGCAATCCCCAAGCTCGTGAAGGAAGCGGTGTTGGCCGCTGAAGACACCCGCTTCTATGACCATGGTGGTGTCGACTACAAGGGCATGGTGCGCGCGGGCCTGGCCAACATGAACCGCGTGAAGAGCCAGGGCGCGTCGACCATCACCATGCAGGTGGCGCGCAACGTGTACCTGAGCTCCGAGAAAACACTGACCCGCAAGATCTACGAGGTGCTGCTCACCTTCAAGCTGGAGCACCTGCTCACCAAGGACCAGATCTTCGAGATCTACCTGAACCAGATCTACCTGGGCAATCGCGCCTATGGCTTTGCCGCCGCCTCCGAGGCGTATTTCGGCAAGCCGCTGCAAGAACTTTCCATTGCGCAGGCAGCGATGCTGGCGGGCCTCCCGAAGGCACCGGGTGCAAACAACCCGGTCAACAATCCGCAGCGCGCGCGCGGACGCCAGTTCTACGTGATCGACCGCATGCAGGACGCGGGCTTCATCACCGCCGAGCAGGCTGCCGAGGCCAAGAAGGAAGAATTGCATCTGCGCGACGCAGCCGACCCGAACCGGTTGCACGCCGAGTACGTGGCCGAAACCGTGCGCCAGCTGATGTACGCGCAATACGGCGACAGCACCTACACCCGCGGGCTCAAGGTCTACACCTCGCTGGTGGCCGCCGACCAGGCCGCCGCGTACAAGGCGCTGCGCAGGGGCATCATGGATTACGAGCGGCGCCAGATCTACCGTGGTCCCGAGAAGTTCGTCGACCTGCCCAACGATCCCAAGGAACTCGACGAAGCGGTGGACGACGCACTGACCGACCATCCCGACAACGGCGACGTGATGGCCGCCGTGGTGCTCAAGGCCAACGCCAAGGAAATCACGGCCGTGCGCGGCAATGGCGACCCGGTGCAGATCACGGGCGACGGCCTCAAGCCCGCCCAGTCCGGCCTGTCCGACAAGGCGCCGCCCAACATCAAGATCCGCCGCGGTGCGGTGATCCGCGTGGTCAAGACTCCCAAGAACACCTGGGAAATCACCCAGCTGCCCGAGGTGGAAGGCGCGTTTGTCGCCATGGACCCGCGCGATGGCGCCATCAAGGCCCTGGTGGGCGGCTTCGATTTCGGCAAGAACAAGTTCAACCACGTCACGCAGGCCTGGCGCCAGCCGGGGTCGAGCTTCAAGCCCTTCATCTACTCGGCGGCGCTCGAAAAGGGCTTCACGCCGTCCACGGTCATCAACGACGGCCCCCTCTTCTTCGATGCCGGCACCACCGGCGGCCAGCCCTGGGAGCCCAAGAACTATGGCGGTGGCTACGACGGCCCGATGTCGATGCGCACCGCGCTGATGAAATCGAAGAACCTGGTGTCGATCCGCATCCTGCAATCGATCGGCACGCGTTACGCGCAAGACTGGATCACCAACTTCGGCTTCGACAAGGACAAGCACCCCGCCTACCTGCCGATGGCGCTGGGTGCCGGCTCGGTCACGCCGATGCAGATGGCCGTGGGCTATTCGGTGTTCGCCAACGGCGGCTATCGCGTCAATCCGTACCTCGTGACCCGCATCACCGACCACAAGGACAAGGTCTTGGTCGACAAGCAGCCGCCGCTGCTCAACGAGACGATCCGCGCCATTCCCCAGCGCAATGCATTCATCATGGACACGCTGCTGCAATCCGTGACGCGCGCCGGCACCGCGGCCAAGGCGCAGGCCATGCTGAAGCGAACCGACCTCTACGGCAAGACCGGCACCACCAACGACTCGCTGGACGCCTGGTTCGCCGGCTTCCAGCCCACCATGACGGCCATCTCGTGGATCGGCTACGACACGCCGCGCAACCTGGGTGACCGCGAGACCGGCGGCGGCCTGAGCTTGCCGATCTGGATCAACTACATGGAGACGGCGATCAAGGGCGTGCCCGTGACCGAGCTGTCGGCCACGCCTCCGCCGGGCATCGTGAGCGTGGGTGGCGAGTGGTACTACGACGACTACGCGCCGGGCCGCGGTGTTGCCAGCCTGGGCGTGGACAGCGCCGCCACGCCGCCTGCGGAGTCTCTGAGCGGGGTTCCGGTGAGTCCGCCCCCGCCGCCGGAAGAACGCAATCGCATCCTCGACCTGTTCAGGAATTGA
- the cyaY gene encoding iron donor protein CyaY — protein sequence MTDSEYMDRAEAALAAIERGCDRINDATDADIDNQRVGGMITISFKNGSQLIVNLQKPLQEIWLAARSGGYHYRYDGKAWVDTKTGEEFFGNLSREASLQAGQSLEFAAA from the coding sequence ATGACCGACTCCGAATACATGGACCGTGCCGAAGCCGCACTCGCCGCCATCGAGCGTGGCTGCGACCGCATCAACGACGCGACCGACGCCGATATCGACAACCAGCGCGTGGGCGGGATGATCACGATTTCATTCAAGAACGGCAGCCAGCTGATCGTGAATCTGCAGAAGCCCCTGCAGGAGATATGGCTTGCCGCGCGCTCCGGTGGGTATCACTACCGGTACGACGGCAAGGCCTGGGTCGACACCAAGACGGGTGAAGAATTCTTTGGCAACCTGTCGCGCGAAGCGAGCTTGCAGGCCGGGCAGTCGCTGGAATTTGCGGCCGCCTGA
- a CDS encoding lipoprotein, whose translation MSAPRRAALMVCLAAAAGGLAACGQRGPLFLPTDPAAAQRATLPQLLTPGGPRATSDADAAPKPAAASSAPAPAAGGATGSGAPKQ comes from the coding sequence GTGAGCGCTCCCCGCCGCGCTGCGCTCATGGTCTGCCTCGCTGCCGCAGCGGGCGGTTTGGCTGCTTGCGGTCAGCGCGGGCCGCTTTTTCTTCCAACCGATCCGGCAGCCGCCCAGCGCGCCACCCTGCCGCAGCTGCTCACGCCGGGCGGGCCACGCGCCACCTCCGACGCCGACGCAGCGCCCAAGCCAGCTGCGGCCAGCAGCGCACCGGCGCCGGCCGCCGGCGGCGCCACCGGCAGCGGAGCGCCCAAGCAATGA
- the lysA gene encoding diaminopimelate decarboxylase, translated as MTNASLPGHPHVAHRDDSLHVEGLRLDALAREHGTPLFVYSKQWMLDALAAYQRGFEGRDALICYAMKANSSLGVLRVFAEAGCGFDIVSGGELARVLAVGADPAKIIFSGVGKTRAEMRQALSAGIACFNVESEAELDVLNEVALAEGRRAPISIRINPNVDPKTHPYISTGLKGNKFGIAHDRAVEAYRHAAKLPGLEVVGIDCHIGSQITEASPYLDACDRVLDLVEAIEAAGVPIHHLDFGGGLGIDYNGEAPPKADALWHQLLARLDARGFGQRKLVIEPGRSLVGNAGVCVTEVLYTKPGEDKNFCIVDAAMNDLPRPAMYQAFQKIVPLRIRAGNATTYDVVGPVCESGDWIGRDRALNVVAGDLLAVLSAGAYCMSMASNYNTRGRAAEVLVSGQRATLIRRRETMEDQLRSERIEG; from the coding sequence ATGACGAACGCTTCTCTCCCCGGACATCCGCATGTCGCGCACCGCGACGACTCGCTCCACGTCGAGGGCCTCCGCCTGGATGCGCTGGCGCGCGAACACGGCACACCCCTGTTCGTTTATTCGAAGCAATGGATGCTGGACGCGCTGGCCGCCTATCAGCGCGGATTCGAGGGCCGCGACGCCCTCATCTGCTACGCGATGAAGGCAAATTCATCACTGGGCGTGCTGCGCGTGTTTGCCGAGGCCGGCTGCGGCTTCGACATCGTGTCGGGCGGCGAACTGGCACGCGTGCTGGCGGTGGGCGCCGATCCGGCGAAGATCATCTTCTCGGGCGTGGGCAAGACCCGCGCCGAAATGCGGCAGGCGCTGTCGGCCGGCATCGCCTGCTTCAACGTCGAGAGCGAAGCCGAACTCGACGTGCTCAACGAGGTGGCGCTGGCCGAAGGGCGCCGCGCGCCCATCAGCATCCGCATCAATCCGAACGTCGATCCCAAGACGCACCCCTACATCTCGACCGGCCTCAAGGGCAACAAGTTCGGCATTGCCCACGACCGCGCGGTCGAGGCCTATCGCCACGCTGCGAAGCTGCCGGGACTCGAGGTGGTCGGCATCGATTGCCACATCGGCTCGCAGATCACCGAGGCCTCGCCGTACCTGGACGCCTGCGACCGCGTGCTCGACCTGGTCGAGGCCATCGAAGCGGCCGGTGTGCCCATTCACCATCTGGACTTCGGCGGCGGCCTGGGCATCGACTACAACGGCGAAGCGCCGCCCAAGGCCGATGCGCTCTGGCATCAGCTGCTCGCACGGCTCGATGCGCGCGGCTTCGGGCAGCGCAAGCTCGTCATCGAGCCCGGCCGTTCGCTGGTCGGCAACGCGGGCGTGTGCGTGACCGAGGTGCTCTACACCAAGCCCGGCGAAGACAAGAATTTCTGCATCGTCGACGCGGCAATGAACGACCTGCCCCGGCCCGCGATGTACCAGGCGTTCCAGAAGATCGTGCCGCTGCGAATCCGTGCCGGCAATGCCACGACCTACGACGTGGTCGGCCCGGTCTGCGAAAGCGGCGACTGGATCGGCCGCGACCGTGCGCTCAATGTGGTCGCCGGCGACCTGCTGGCCGTGTTGTCGGCGGGCGCCTATTGCATGAGCATGGCCAGCAACTACAACACGCGCGGCCGGGCCGCCGAAGTGCTGGTGAGCGGCCAGCGCGCCACGCTGATCCGTCGCCGCGAGACGATGGAAGACCAGTTGCGCAGCGAGCGGATCGAGGGCTGA
- a CDS encoding sulfite oxidase heme-binding subunit YedZ, with the protein MNKLLMHPAAKPVIFMLCLLPFARLTYGAFTDGLGANPAEFLIRATGDWTLRFICIVLAVTPLRVMAKANALARLRRMLGLFAYFYVVVHLLCYSWFDMGFEWGDIAKDIAKRPFILVGFSAFVLLTPLAATSFNRAIKALGARRWQMLHKLVYLISGLGLLHFFWMRAGKNNFAEVFVYAAIVAVLLGWRVWNYASKRKPKPSAGVRGNEKSLRSTG; encoded by the coding sequence ATGAACAAGCTGCTCATGCACCCGGCGGCCAAGCCGGTGATCTTTATGCTGTGCCTGCTGCCGTTTGCCCGGCTCACCTACGGTGCGTTCACGGACGGGCTGGGCGCGAATCCGGCCGAGTTCCTGATTCGCGCCACCGGCGACTGGACCCTGCGCTTCATCTGCATCGTGCTGGCCGTGACGCCGCTGCGCGTGATGGCCAAGGCCAATGCGCTCGCGCGCCTTCGCCGCATGCTGGGACTGTTCGCGTATTTCTACGTGGTGGTGCACCTGCTGTGCTACAGCTGGTTCGACATGGGCTTCGAATGGGGCGACATTGCCAAGGACATCGCCAAGCGGCCGTTCATCCTGGTGGGGTTCTCGGCCTTCGTGCTGCTGACGCCGCTGGCCGCCACCTCGTTCAATCGCGCCATCAAGGCACTGGGTGCCAGGCGATGGCAGATGCTGCACAAGCTGGTCTACCTGATTTCCGGCCTTGGGCTGCTGCACTTCTTCTGGATGCGCGCCGGCAAGAACAACTTCGCCGAGGTGTTCGTCTACGCCGCGATCGTCGCGGTGCTGCTCGGGTGGCGGGTGTGGAACTACGCGAGCAAGCGCAAGCCGAAGCCGTCCGCTGGTGTGCGCGGCAACGAGAAGTCGCTGCGCAGCACCGGCTGA